From Aedes albopictus strain Foshan chromosome 1, AalbF5, whole genome shotgun sequence, one genomic window encodes:
- the LOC109414631 gene encoding synaptic vesicle glycoprotein 2B-like has protein sequence MAPPCSVSMVFSVEPIKAPQWQKRSHSYEEALELVGYGRAQILLVMLSGFAIMASINEAMGLSIILPASQCDLGLDPGEKGMIGGAIFLGIMASSYFWGFQADTRGRQVVLKYSLIVTSICSVASSFANGFVSLMVLRFITGVCVAAPSATVYAYLGEFCTPSRRVQLISYASVMPSVGIIFVALVGWLTLSFEWSFPIFDTITYKPWRLLFILYTIPGLVAGIVFFFFPETPKFLLSQGREDEALAVLKWLYRINHGAGSEGNYKVEALRTEVGEVKVETQTGLLGVLKSMKDQTVPLLKFPYLKYFLVSCVHSASAFTIYGGLGLWFPQIMNQISSDPSDGTEICSVLQQQPAPTNSSILAICESSVEQDTFIYTAMLGVFGATYCITLSFILRKFKGSTMMVLNMTTAGVAGILLQFFTNSYLVAVLFCVQIMFAGICVMLVNARAVSLFPTHVRGMAVSLVNMIGRLSCFTASAVIGLLMTQNCPLTFYFLSGMLFVSAAVTFLLPPEE, from the exons ATGGCGCCTCCTTGCTCGGTCAGCATGGTGTTCTCGGTGGAGCCGATCAAGGCTCCCCAATGGCAGAAGCGATCGCACAGTTACGAGGAAGCCCTGGAGCTGGTCGGGTATGGACGGGCGCAGATTCTGCTGGTCATGCTGTCCGGGTTCGCCATCATGGCGTCGATCAACGAGGCCATGGGACTGAGTATCATTCTGCCGGCCAGCCAGTGCGATCTGGGGCTGGATCCCGGAGAGAAGGGCATGATAGGTGGAGCGATATTTCTGGGGATCATGGCATCGTCGTATTTCTGGGGTTTCCAGGCGGATACCCGGGGGCGACAGGTCGTTCTGAAGTACTCGTTGATCGTTACTTCGATATGCTCGGTTGCGTCGAGCTTTGCGAACGGTTTTGTGTCGCTGATGGTGCTGCGGTTTATCACGGGGGTGTGCGTTGCGGCTCCGTCCGCTACGGTTTACGCTTATCTGGGGGAGTTCTGTACGCCGAGCAGACGAGTTCAACTGATCTCCTACGCATCGGTTATGCCTTCCGTGGGAATTATCTTCGTGGCTT TGGTCGGCTGGCTAACACTATCCTTCGAATGGAGCTTCCCCATCTTCGATACGATCACCTATAAACCCTGGCGACTGTTATTCATCCTGTACACTATTCCCGGACTTGTGGCCGGAATCGTGTTCTTCTTCTTCCCGGAAACACCAAAGTTCCTGTTATCGCAAGGTCGAGAAGATGAAGCCTTGGCTGTGCTGAAGTGGCTGTACCGAATCAACCATGGTGCCGGTAGTGAAGGCAACTACAAGGTCGAAGCTCTCCGAACCGAAGTTGGCGAAGTCAAAGTGGAGACGCAAACCGGACTGCTGGGAGTGCTGAAATCTATGAAGGATCAGACAGTTCCTCTCCTGAAGTTCCCGTATCTGAAGTACTTCCTGGTTTCCTGCGTTCACAGCGCCAGTGCCTTCACCAT ATATGGTGGTCTAGGTCTCTGGTTCCCCCAAATCATGAATCAAATCTCGTCCGATCCTTCGGATGGTACCGAGATTTGCTCCGTCCTACAGCAACAACCTGCGCCGACGAATTCTTCAATCCTAGCGATATGCGAGTCCAGTGTGGAACAGGACACCTTCATCTACACGGCAATGCTCGGAGTCTTCGGTGCCACCTACTGCATAACTCTTTCGTTTATTCTGCGAAAATTCAAAGGGTCTACCATGATGGTTCTCAACATGACCACAGCGGGAGTTGCCGGAATACTGCTGCAGTTCTTCACCAACAGCTACCTCGTGGCAGTGCTGTTCTGCGTGCAGATCATGTTCGCTGGCATCTGTGTCATGCTGGTGAACGCCCGAGCCGTATCCCTGTTTCCAACTCACGTCCGAGGCATGGCCGTTTCGTTGGTCAATATGATCGGACGGTTGAGCTGTTTTACCGCAAGTGCCGTCATAGGACTTCTGATGACTCAAAATTGCCCGCTAACGTTCTATTTCCTGTCGGGGATGCTTTTCGTCAGTGCTGCTGTGACGTTCCTTCTGCCGCCTGAGGAGTAA